Proteins encoded in a region of the Zea mays cultivar B73 chromosome 2, Zm-B73-REFERENCE-NAM-5.0, whole genome shotgun sequence genome:
- the LOC100216845 gene encoding Ferrochelatase-1, chloroplastic: protein MERGILGSRGAVQILGSKTGAAMSCGKTTSTSFTCSTKHELNLHVNVKPLQLATDGSSRLAYKTPVLKNQWNLSASSSSANVVTTFDDDKGVPSSFAEEKIGVLLLNLGGPETLDDVQPFLFNLFADPDIIRLPRLFRFLQRPLAKLISTFRAPKSKEGYASIGGGSPLRKITDEQANALKIALEKKKLNANIYVGMRYWYPFTEEAIDQIKKDNISKLVVLPLYPQYSISTSGSSIRVLQNVVKEDSYFSGLPISIIESWYQRDGYVKSMADLIEKELSAFSNPEEVMIFFSAHGVPLTYVQDAGDPYRDQMEDCISLIMGELRSRGILNGHTLAYQSRVGPVQWLKPYTDEVLVELGQNGVKSLLAVPVSFVSEHIETLEEIDMEYKELALESGIENWGRVPALGCTSTFISDLADAVVEALPSASALGTRKPEDTDSSMDLMHYLTKMFFGSILAFILLLSPRLVSAFRNTML, encoded by the exons ATGGAGCGCGGGATTCTTGGCTCCAGGGGCGCCGTCCAAATCTTGGGGTCGAAGACCGGGGCCGCGAT GTCATGTGGCAAAACAACCTCTACAAGTTTTACTTGTTCTACCAAACACGAGCTGAACTTGCATGTGAATGTTAAGCCGTTGCAATTGGCAACAGATGGATCCTCTCGTTTGGCATACAAAACTCCAGTGCTTAAAAATCAGTGGAATCTTTCTGCTAGTTCTTCCTCTGCAAATGTGGTTACCACTTTTGATGATGACAAAGGTGTACCTTCCAGTTTTGCTGAAGAAAAGATCGGAGTACTGTTATTAAATCTTGGTGGTCCAGAAACCCTAGACGATGTTCAACCATTCTTGTTCAACCTATTTGCTGATCCA GATATCATTCGACTGCCTAGGCTCTTCAGGTTCCTTCAAAGACCACTGGCCAAACTTATTTCTACTTTTAGAGCTCCTAAGAGTAAAGAAGGGTATGCTTCAATCGGTGGTGGGTCACCATTGAGGAAAATTACTGATGAGCAG GCAAATGCTTTGAAGATTGCTCTGGAAAAGAAAAAATTGAACGCAAATATATATGTTGGGATGCGGTATTGGTATCCTTTCACAGAAGAAGCCATTGATCAG ATTAAGAAGGATAATATTTCCAAGCTCGTTGTTCTTCCACTCTACCCTCAGTACTCCATATCAACAAGTGGGTCAAGCATTCGTGTTCTCCAAAATGTTGTCAA GGAAGATTCATATTTTTCTGGCTTGCCAATCTCCATTATCGAATCATGGTACCAACGTGATGGCTATGTGAAATCAATGGCTGACCTAATTGAAAAAGAGCTATCTGCCTTTTCCAATCCTGAAGAG GTAATGATATTCTTCAGTGCACATGGTGTGCCACTTACCTATGTTCAGGATGCTGGAGATCCTTACAGAGATCAGATGGAGGATTGTATTTCTTTGATCATGGGGGAGCTGAGATCCAGAGGAATCTTAAATGGTCACACTTTGGCGTATCAG AGTCGGGTGGGACCAGTTCAATGGCTGAAGCCATATACTGATGAAGTTTTAGTAGAACTTGGTCAGAACGGTGTGAAGAGCCTCCTGGCTGTTCCAGTAAG CTTCGTGAGCGAGCACATTGAGACACTGGAAGAAATAGACATGGAGTACAAGGAGTTGGCTCTGGAATCAGGCATTGAGAACTGGGGCCGGGTCCCTGCTCTTGGATGCACTTCGACTTTCATCTCCGACCTTGCAGATGCGGTTGTCGAAGCCCTCCCATCTGCCTCGGCGCTGGGAACCAGAAAGCCTGAAGACACCGATTCCAGCATGGATCTGATGCATTACCTGACCAAGATGTTCTTCGGCTCAATCTTGGCATTTATCCTGCTGTTGTCACCAAGACTGGTTTCTGCTTTCCGGAACACCATGCTTTAG